In a genomic window of uncultured Flavobacterium sp.:
- a CDS encoding chromate resistance protein: MKWITRERPKIDRIACPWLIKKFVDQEAEFIYVPFSLVLDKAKELNAIPFDIPDVEFTHYNDQSTFDYIVKKYEINDPAILIIAGIVRGADTDRHDIAKESAGLWAISAGLSYNIIDDYKLLESGMILYDALYSWATHLYKQNHLQNSPFENLLHEVYNKFLKDKKSAAKTPTWVKDLKEIIQDQIDAQFAFDLKKISNELDLNPSYLSREFSKHFEDLNFGEYVRKLRIEKAINLISTSTHSLTEIAYMTGFSDQSHFTRIFKAHTGKNPSSYRKKTQKSNPDTKGK, translated from the coding sequence ATGAAGTGGATTACCCGAGAACGACCAAAAATAGATCGAATTGCATGTCCTTGGTTAATTAAAAAATTTGTTGACCAGGAAGCAGAATTTATTTATGTGCCTTTTAGTCTTGTTTTGGACAAAGCCAAAGAATTAAATGCAATTCCGTTTGATATTCCAGATGTTGAGTTTACGCATTATAATGATCAAAGTACATTTGATTACATCGTTAAAAAGTATGAAATCAATGATCCTGCAATTCTAATTATTGCCGGAATTGTTCGCGGCGCAGATACAGATCGCCACGATATCGCCAAAGAATCGGCGGGACTTTGGGCAATTTCTGCGGGACTTTCTTATAATATAATTGACGATTATAAATTACTGGAAAGCGGAATGATTCTGTATGATGCCTTATATAGTTGGGCAACGCATCTTTATAAACAAAATCATTTGCAAAATAGTCCTTTTGAGAATTTGCTTCATGAAGTTTATAATAAATTCCTGAAAGACAAAAAATCTGCAGCCAAAACACCAACTTGGGTCAAAGATTTAAAAGAAATAATTCAAGACCAAATCGATGCGCAATTTGCATTCGATTTAAAGAAAATTTCCAACGAATTAGATTTAAATCCTTCATATTTATCAAGAGAATTTTCGAAACATTTTGAAGATCTGAATTTTGGCGAATACGTTAGAAAACTCCGAATTGAAAAAGCAATCAATCTTATTTCAACTTCTACTCATTCTTTAACCGAAATAGCGTACATGACAGGATTTTCAGATCAAAGTCATTTTACTCGAATTTTTAAAGCGCATACAGGGAAAAATCCGTCTTCTTATCGAAAAAAAACTCAAAAAAGTAATCCAGATACAAAAGGTAAATAA
- a CDS encoding DUF5958 family protein, translated as MDIIEKQINLIAQNRIEFNEGVALILNNSDFDFKKTFNTLIFFIFNSIPEKATYSTPSYQKAISSTPLKQTFTPIVLLTKFPTKIAFQKLRELPENEYEKIIISLLWIFKITDTERRETECKNGCGHDWHENI; from the coding sequence ATGGATATAATCGAAAAACAAATAAATTTAATAGCTCAAAACAGAATAGAATTTAATGAGGGAGTAGCGTTAATCTTAAACAATTCAGACTTCGATTTTAAGAAAACATTCAATACTCTAATTTTTTTCATTTTTAATTCTATTCCAGAAAAGGCCACTTATAGCACTCCTTCTTATCAGAAAGCGATTTCTAGTACTCCACTAAAACAAACTTTTACTCCGATAGTTTTACTTACTAAATTCCCAACTAAAATTGCCTTCCAGAAATTAAGGGAATTACCCGAAAATGAATATGAAAAAATAATTATTTCGCTTCTATGGATTTTTAAAATCACAGATACAGAACGTCGCGAAACGGAATGTAAAAACGGATGTGGACATGATTGGCATGAGAATATTTAA